From a region of the Narcine bancroftii isolate sNarBan1 chromosome 5, sNarBan1.hap1, whole genome shotgun sequence genome:
- the LOC138764484 gene encoding uncharacterized protein isoform X2, with translation MGKMAIITPFGLFEFLRMPFGLKNAAQTFQCLMDAVVKYLDFVFIYLDDILIASRKCDEHEAHLRTFFARLVDKLHHTTAYHPQSNGLVERFHNYLKASHDQVLPWVLLGIRTAPKEDLQASAVEIVYGTPLSLSGEFFGPDPDITATDKNLLADLGRRLASLAPPPTACHGTQPFQLPKELNSAQFIFMWRGPQAASLQ, from the coding sequence atgggtaagatggccattatcaccccattCGGTCTCTTCGAATTCCTGCgtatgcccttcggtctaaagaatgCGGCCCAAACGTTCCAGTGTCTCATGGACGCGGTTGTAAAAtatctggactttgtgttcatttacctggacgatattctcattgccagtcgcaaaTGCGACGAACACGAAGCCCACCTCCGCACATTCTTTGCCCGACTGGTGgacaaactccaccacaccacagcataccacccacagtccaacgggttggtggagaggttccacaacTACCTAAAGGCATCACATGACCAGGttctaccctgggtcctcctcgggattaggacagcacccaaggaggacctgcaggcttcagcagtggAGATAGTCTATGGCACACCACTTTCCCTGTcgggtgagtttttcggcccagaccctgacatcacggccactgacaaaaacctgctggcggacctaggcaggcgactggcctccctagctcccccaccaaCTGCATGCCACGGCACCCAGCCATTTCAGCTCCCCAAAGAGCTCAACTcggcccagttcattttcatgTGGAGGGGACCACAAGCTGCATCGTTACAGTGA